Proteins encoded by one window of Massilia sp. NR 4-1:
- a CDS encoding heparinase II/III family protein, whose amino-acid sequence MSADPIAIKPRPEQMQVQPQNPPAFTWSRHPLKPASYTVEVKSGSTVVATYTTKRNFYLPTKAFAAGTYTWRVTPSTVEAWSTPRTFVIDSTSKVFEVPDSDVLRSNAIKHPRPRILPKEFLPAAQWSAQMKTDRGAALNRLTTEVVGRITSLPAIRDADWVMFATSTMTAARSAQDTDIRTKIGLAARQTEAAALLFRLTGDAKFLNEALLRGDQLAALNPYGTTSYSNQDQATRQIAFSLAKTLDLLYDKLDATRRAAWLKVIEQRVAVIYTDLAGGDGRMDQFPFDSHGGSNLGYTAVIAALVLNEIPAAQNWFDFAVRSFIHSTSVWSGPEGGYSQGTAYGTYTADILIQQWQPLGEALGMNLFNKPWAIGFTNYMMHFLPPGSPGNVFGDEREIIPNWGLTKAFASRYTTPTAAWYAKNQLGEENDLTLLTARYPLPVQTVATAVPPANAALYPSIGWVAMHSSMADRARTSLYFKSSPYGSYNHSHSDQNSIVLNSGGRRLLMEAGYQDYYMSPLVTSWYRQTKAHNAITYDGGIGQFTQGTGENLGYNGRITAFSTSAALDYAEGDATPAYAGSLNSAIRKVWYLRNQDAVVVLDKLSAPAAHKFEWNMHAAGPIKAEGGGKVSITNVDRSVCLTDLSSGSVFETRSGPPPKAGTVENHGAYAKSAAVTSAEFLVVLDVGCKRPALSLTTSASGRTLTVGTQTLSLPK is encoded by the coding sequence CCGCAGAACCCGCCGGCCTTCACGTGGTCGCGCCATCCGCTGAAGCCGGCCAGTTACACGGTGGAAGTGAAGTCGGGCAGCACGGTGGTGGCGACCTACACGACGAAGCGCAATTTCTACCTGCCGACGAAGGCCTTTGCCGCCGGCACCTACACCTGGCGCGTGACGCCCTCGACGGTGGAAGCCTGGTCAACTCCGCGCACCTTCGTGATTGACTCCACCTCCAAAGTGTTCGAGGTGCCGGACTCGGACGTCTTGCGCAGTAATGCCATCAAGCATCCGCGGCCACGCATCCTGCCCAAGGAATTCCTGCCGGCCGCGCAATGGTCGGCGCAGATGAAAACCGATCGCGGCGCGGCGCTGAACCGGCTGACCACGGAAGTTGTAGGCAGGATAACTTCCTTGCCCGCGATCCGCGACGCCGATTGGGTGATGTTTGCCACATCGACCATGACGGCGGCGCGCTCGGCGCAAGATACCGACATCCGGACCAAGATCGGCCTGGCCGCGCGCCAGACGGAAGCCGCCGCGCTGTTGTTCCGCTTGACCGGCGATGCCAAATTCCTCAATGAAGCGCTGCTGCGCGGCGACCAGCTGGCGGCCTTGAATCCGTATGGCACCACCAGCTATAGCAATCAGGACCAGGCTACACGCCAGATCGCCTTCTCGCTGGCCAAGACGCTCGATTTGCTTTATGACAAGCTTGACGCCACGCGCCGGGCTGCCTGGCTCAAAGTCATCGAGCAGCGCGTCGCCGTAATCTACACCGACTTGGCCGGCGGCGACGGCCGCATGGACCAATTCCCCTTCGATTCCCATGGCGGCAGCAATCTGGGCTATACCGCCGTGATTGCCGCGCTCGTGCTCAATGAGATCCCGGCGGCCCAGAACTGGTTCGACTTCGCCGTGCGTTCCTTCATCCATTCCACCTCGGTGTGGAGCGGCCCGGAAGGGGGGTATTCCCAGGGTACTGCCTATGGCACGTATACGGCCGACATCCTGATCCAGCAATGGCAGCCGCTGGGCGAGGCGCTCGGCATGAACCTGTTTAACAAGCCCTGGGCTATCGGTTTTACCAATTACATGATGCATTTCCTGCCGCCAGGCAGTCCGGGCAATGTGTTTGGCGACGAGCGCGAAATCATCCCGAACTGGGGCTTGACCAAGGCCTTCGCCTCGCGCTATACGACGCCGACGGCCGCGTGGTATGCGAAAAACCAGCTTGGCGAGGAAAACGACCTGACCTTGCTGACGGCGCGCTATCCGCTGCCGGTGCAGACGGTGGCGACGGCGGTGCCGCCGGCCAATGCCGCCTTGTACCCGAGTATCGGCTGGGTGGCCATGCACAGCAGCATGGCGGACCGCGCGCGCACTTCGCTGTACTTCAAGTCCAGTCCCTATGGTTCCTATAACCACAGCCATAGCGACCAGAATTCGATCGTCCTGAACAGCGGCGGCCGGCGCCTGCTGATGGAAGCGGGCTACCAGGATTACTATATGTCGCCGCTGGTGACCAGCTGGTATCGCCAGACCAAGGCGCATAATGCCATCACCTATGATGGCGGTATTGGCCAGTTCACCCAGGGAACGGGCGAAAACCTGGGCTACAATGGCCGCATCACCGCCTTCAGCACCAGCGCCGCACTCGATTATGCGGAAGGCGACGCGACCCCGGCCTATGCCGGCAGCCTGAACTCGGCCATCCGCAAAGTCTGGTATCTGCGCAACCAGGATGCCGTGGTTGTCCTTGACAAATTGAGCGCCCCGGCCGCCCATAAATTCGAATGGAATATGCACGCCGCCGGCCCGATCAAGGCTGAAGGGGGGGGGAAGGTGAGCATCACCAATGTCGACCGCTCGGTTTGCCTGACGGATCTGAGCAGCGGATCGGTCTTCGAAACCCGCAGCGGTCCGCCGCCGAAAGCGGGCACCGTGGAAAACCATGGCGCATATGCCAAGTCGGCCGCGGTCACCAGCGCCGAATTCCTGGTCGTGCTCGATGTCGGCTGCAAGCGGCCGGCGCTGTCCCTGACGACGAGCGCTTCCGGCCGGACCCTGACTGTCGGCACGCAAACCCTGAGCCTGCCGAAATAA